TGTCCTACCGCTTCTATTGGGACGACAGAAAAAGCCAAAGATATTAAAGCCGTTCAAGAAACGTTTCCGATTCCCATTGAAGACAATGTTTACCATTGCGGCTATCATTCGGAACTTTCTTACGCGGCGGCGAGTTATTTTATTCAACATCCCGACGGTAATATTTTAGTCGATTCGCCCCGGTTTGCTTCGCCTTTGGTCAAACGGTTGGAAGCGCTGGGCGGCGTGCGCTGGCTGTATTTGACGCATCGGGACGATGTAGCGGATTGGCGCAAGTTTCGCGAGCATTTCGGCTGTACGGCGATTTTGCACGCTGATGATGTTTCCGAGAAGACGCGAGACGTGGAGATGCAGTTAACGGGAGAAGAACCCGTGACTTTAGCGGCGGATATCACGATTATTCCGGTTCCCGGACATACGAAAGGGCATACTGTGCTTTTGTATCGCGATAAATTTTTGTTTACCGGCGATCATTTAGCGCGAGGGAGTTCTGGGCAGCATTTAACGGCATTCCGCGCTTATTGCTGGTATTCTTGGCCGCAACAAATCGAATCGATGCGCAAGCTCCAAAA
The sequence above is a segment of the Oscillatoria sp. FACHB-1406 genome. Coding sequences within it:
- a CDS encoding MBL fold metallo-hydrolase, translated to MATVAKRRSQNSEGDFYVDSTCIDCDTCRWMSPETFHRTEEQSAVYHQPTTPEERLTALQALLSCPTASIGTTEKAKDIKAVQETFPIPIEDNVYHCGYHSELSYAAASYFIQHPDGNILVDSPRFASPLVKRLEALGGVRWLYLTHRDDVADWRKFREHFGCTAILHADDVSEKTRDVEMQLTGEEPVTLAADITIIPVPGHTKGHTVLLYRDKFLFTGDHLARGSSGQHLTAFRAYCWYSWPQQIESMRKLQNYTFEWILPGHGRRYHSDRATMQQELAQCITWMEAH